The proteins below come from a single Octopus sinensis linkage group LG10, ASM634580v1, whole genome shotgun sequence genomic window:
- the LOC115216291 gene encoding casein kinase II subunit alpha'-like: MGSKFWKTVKKIQIATGVHPYRNLDLENITLPILDMEFRYISRNDGQKELVGKGTYGRVYLGRCKGMPSLVVVKCFKNKDMKEICAEAKIMSHLSETGVVPKCFGLIQDENSEIQPCLVQEYFGQGVTLSKFLCDLRVTLKSKNCIGICLQLSRGLKKIHAQGILLNDIKTDNILIDRYTIDFQIRFIDFGCASTLKEYRLIFRKVKAVTMLPPRSKQNNQPVLRRMCSVWVMSLMQFRT; the protein is encoded by the coding sequence ATGGGTTCTAAATTTTGGAAAACTGTTAAAAAGATCCAAATTGCCACTGGCGTTCATCCTTACAGAAATTTAGATTTGGAAAATATAACCTTACCGATCCTGGATATGGAATTTCGTTACATATCACGTAACGACGGACAAAAAGAGTTGGTTGGCAAGGGCACATACGGCCGAGTCTACCTGGGTCGCTGCAAAGGGATGCCGAGCTTGGTAGTAGTGAAATGCTTCAAGAACAAAGACATGAAGGAAATTTGTGCCGAAGCTAAAATTATGAGCCATTTATCAGAAACAGGGGTGGTGCCGAAATGTTTCGGTTTGATCCAGGATGAAAATTCAGAAATACAACCGTGCTTAGTTCAAGAATATTTCGGACAAGGTGTTACCCTTTCAAAATTTCTCTGTGATTTGCGTGTTACGCTTAAGAGCAAAAATTGTATAGGTATCTGTTTGCAACTTTCTCGGGGATTAAAGAAAATACACGCTCAAGGCATTTTATTAAACGATATTAAAACTGATAACATACTTATAGATCGATACACTATCGATTTTCAAATTCGCTTTATAGATTTTGGGTGTGCTAGCACCTTGAAGGAATATCGTTTGATATTTCGGAAAGTGAAAGCTGTTACCATGTTGCCCCCGAGGTCAAAGCAAAACAACCAACCAGTACTTCGTCGGATGTGTTCAGTCTGGGTCATGTCTTTGATGCAATTCAGGACCTGA